One genomic segment of Rhizobium gallicum bv. gallicum R602sp includes these proteins:
- a CDS encoding LysE family translocator — MSLEAWLAFAAASAIMLAIPGPTILLVVSYALGHGRRTALATVSGVALGDFTAMTASLFGLGAVLAASAMLFTVLKWIGGAYLIWLGIKLWRAPLITEPVADNDNLPEEKSLKIFLHAYIVTALNPKSIVFFVAFVPQFLNPAKPFFEQMVIMELTFLVLAAINASTYALLANAARGLIRKASVQRAVNRTGGTLLIAAGAVTAGYRRIAA, encoded by the coding sequence ATGTCGCTCGAAGCCTGGCTCGCTTTTGCCGCCGCATCCGCCATCATGCTTGCCATTCCGGGGCCGACCATCCTGCTCGTCGTGTCCTATGCGCTTGGCCATGGACGAAGGACGGCGCTGGCGACGGTAAGCGGCGTGGCGCTCGGCGATTTCACGGCGATGACGGCGTCCCTCTTCGGCCTCGGTGCGGTTCTGGCCGCATCGGCAATGCTCTTCACGGTGCTGAAGTGGATCGGCGGCGCCTACCTCATCTGGCTAGGCATCAAGCTTTGGCGCGCGCCGCTCATCACCGAACCGGTCGCCGACAACGACAACCTGCCGGAAGAGAAGTCGCTGAAGATCTTCCTGCACGCCTATATCGTGACGGCGCTCAATCCGAAGAGCATCGTCTTTTTCGTCGCCTTCGTTCCGCAATTCCTCAACCCCGCAAAGCCCTTCTTCGAACAGATGGTCATCATGGAGCTGACCTTCCTCGTTCTCGCAGCGATCAATGCTTCGACTTACGCACTTCTTGCGAATGCCGCACGCGGCCTCATCCGCAAGGCCAGCGTACAGCGCGCCGTCAATCGCACCGGCGGGACATTATTGATCGCTGCAGGCGCCGTGACGGCCGGTTATCGCCGTATCGCCGCCTGA
- a CDS encoding serine hydrolase domain-containing protein: protein MRSVLRIVKALAAASVVIVIGGGTWLCVNPPELLRVGDGYAAKIVCSNVFLAGRDPQAVLYDDVQAPGNPLLRLVRVSVDRDQGHVTARILGLFAPGYALYRGAFGCTSVPDGNFKAAAEAVPSDTSPQMVSENAALWPEGESVAEANDGEIASLLANDVLAGPQMRAMVVVHKDRIVAERYGEGFNAKTPLLGWSMTKTVNAALVGRAMLDGKLDFDATNLLPQWKNDERSQIRLRDLLGMESGLAFNEEYGDVTDVTRMLYLDPNMVSLPANAPFEAKPGERFRYSSGTAVLLSRIWMDGVGDQKEAFSYPRQALFKPLGMSSAVLEVDARGTFAGSSYLYATARDWARFGQFLLQDGVWNGQRLLPEGFARTMRTPTQSSGGKYTQGQAWLAAPGGDTSAEAGLPEDTFWLEGHDGQSMAIVPSADLVFVRMGLTPGRLGYKPQLMLKELLGALPAS from the coding sequence ATGCGATCTGTTCTTCGTATCGTGAAGGCACTCGCCGCGGCTTCCGTCGTCATCGTCATCGGAGGCGGGACATGGCTTTGCGTCAATCCGCCGGAGCTGTTGCGCGTGGGTGACGGATATGCGGCGAAGATCGTCTGCTCGAATGTCTTTTTGGCAGGACGCGACCCGCAAGCGGTGCTCTACGACGACGTACAGGCGCCGGGCAATCCGCTGCTGCGATTGGTGAGAGTTTCGGTCGATCGGGATCAGGGTCATGTGACGGCGCGCATTCTTGGGCTCTTCGCACCCGGATATGCGCTCTATCGGGGGGCGTTCGGCTGCACGAGCGTGCCTGACGGCAATTTCAAGGCTGCTGCCGAAGCTGTACCTTCGGATACGTCGCCGCAGATGGTTTCGGAGAACGCGGCATTATGGCCGGAAGGCGAAAGCGTTGCTGAAGCTAACGACGGAGAGATAGCGTCGCTGCTGGCAAACGACGTGCTGGCCGGTCCGCAAATGCGGGCAATGGTCGTCGTGCACAAGGACCGGATCGTGGCGGAGCGCTACGGCGAAGGCTTTAATGCGAAAACGCCTCTGCTTGGCTGGTCGATGACCAAGACAGTCAATGCGGCGCTCGTCGGGCGCGCCATGCTCGATGGAAAGTTGGATTTCGACGCGACCAACCTTTTGCCGCAGTGGAAGAATGACGAACGGTCGCAGATCAGGCTCCGGGATCTGCTGGGCATGGAAAGCGGCCTCGCTTTCAACGAGGAGTACGGCGATGTCACGGATGTGACGCGCATGCTCTATCTCGACCCCAATATGGTTTCGTTGCCCGCCAATGCGCCGTTCGAAGCAAAGCCCGGCGAACGCTTCCGTTATTCGAGCGGTACGGCGGTCCTGTTGTCGCGAATCTGGATGGATGGGGTAGGCGACCAGAAAGAGGCCTTCTCTTATCCGAGGCAGGCACTTTTCAAGCCGCTCGGCATGTCGAGCGCGGTGCTGGAGGTCGATGCCCGTGGCACCTTTGCAGGCAGTTCCTATCTCTACGCGACGGCGCGCGATTGGGCGCGTTTCGGGCAATTCCTGCTTCAGGACGGCGTCTGGAACGGTCAACGGCTGTTGCCGGAGGGGTTTGCCCGAACGATGCGAACGCCGACGCAATCGTCGGGCGGTAAATATACGCAAGGTCAGGCATGGCTCGCAGCACCCGGCGGAGATACGAGCGCCGAAGCGGGGCTGCCGGAAGATACCTTCTGGCTGGAAGGACATGATGGGCAAAGCATGGCGATCGTGCCGTCCGCCGATCTGGTCTTCGTCCGTATGGGCTTGACGCCAGGCCGCCTCGGCTACAAGCCGCAGCTCATGCTGAAAGAGCTGCTGGGCGCGCTGCCTGCCAGTTGA
- a CDS encoding class I SAM-dependent methyltransferase, giving the protein MDGMYRYQRHIYDLTRKYYLLGRDRTIRNLEVPEGGTLLEVGCGTGRNLVLAHRLFSGARLYGLDISQEMLISARKTFATKAAVADFRVADATAFTPRDFGVSGFDRILISYALSMIPDWERAVDAAIAALNPGGQVHIVDFGQQEGLPAWFRAVLKSWLAKFHVTPRADLREVLEAQAHDNNARLSFETIGGGYAWRAAIIARPSQFT; this is encoded by the coding sequence ATGGACGGCATGTATCGCTACCAGCGCCATATCTATGACCTGACGCGCAAATACTACCTGCTCGGCCGCGACCGTACGATCCGCAACCTGGAGGTCCCGGAGGGCGGCACGCTGCTCGAAGTCGGCTGCGGCACCGGCCGCAACCTGGTGCTCGCACACCGGCTGTTTTCCGGCGCGAGGCTCTATGGCCTAGACATTTCGCAGGAAATGCTGATTTCGGCGCGTAAAACATTCGCCACGAAGGCCGCGGTTGCCGATTTTCGCGTTGCCGACGCAACCGCTTTCACGCCAAGGGACTTCGGTGTCAGCGGCTTCGACCGGATCCTCATTTCCTATGCGCTCTCGATGATTCCCGATTGGGAACGCGCCGTCGATGCCGCCATCGCCGCATTGAACCCCGGCGGGCAGGTGCACATCGTCGATTTTGGCCAGCAGGAGGGCCTGCCGGCCTGGTTCAGGGCGGTGCTGAAGTCATGGCTTGCAAAATTTCACGTCACGCCTCGCGCCGATCTGCGCGAGGTGCTGGAAGCGCAAGCCCATGATAACAACGCGAGATTGTCGTTCGAGACGATCGGCGGCGGCTATGCCTGGCGGGCAGCAATCATCGCCCGGCCTTCACAATTCACTTGA
- a CDS encoding NAD(P)/FAD-dependent oxidoreductase: MAADFKYIVVGRGMMGAAAAKHLARQTDGVAVIGPDEPENRKAHQGVFASHYDEGRITRTVDPDRDWALLANRSIARYAEIEAESGITFYTEAGCAFVAPAQSDYIVSTIKAAASIGVETKLLDEASLRAAFPFFALPGGCEGVFQVKGAGHISPRKLVKAQSIIAEKAGATVVRDSVTAIREAGGLAAVETSRGKVYSAEKVLLAAGGFSIGENLLPQSVDMSVHGRTVTLFEVSEAQAAQFAAMPSLIVEAPETDIYLLPPIRYPDLKFYLKIGGDPNDYLLKTEKDLRAWFRSDGRPAVRDHLMAIARRLVPDLRPLSVSTAACAVSHTKSRYPMIGYTSSPRFAVLTGCAGTSAKSSDEIGRLGAEVLFKGEIGDQGYATDFKPSFR, from the coding sequence ATGGCGGCTGATTTCAAATATATCGTCGTCGGCCGCGGCATGATGGGTGCGGCGGCGGCGAAGCATCTGGCGAGACAGACGGACGGCGTTGCCGTGATCGGTCCGGACGAACCGGAAAATCGCAAGGCGCATCAGGGTGTTTTCGCCAGCCATTACGATGAGGGCCGCATCACCCGGACCGTCGATCCGGATCGCGATTGGGCGCTGCTCGCCAATCGTTCCATCGCCCGCTATGCTGAGATCGAAGCAGAGAGCGGCATCACGTTCTACACCGAAGCGGGTTGCGCCTTCGTGGCGCCGGCGCAGAGCGATTATATCGTCAGCACGATCAAAGCCGCTGCATCGATTGGTGTCGAAACGAAGCTGCTCGACGAGGCGAGCCTCAGAGCAGCGTTTCCTTTCTTTGCCCTACCGGGCGGCTGCGAGGGCGTATTCCAGGTAAAGGGTGCCGGCCATATCAGTCCGCGCAAACTGGTGAAGGCGCAGTCGATCATTGCGGAAAAGGCGGGTGCAACAGTCGTTCGCGACTCTGTGACGGCGATCCGCGAGGCGGGCGGGCTTGCGGCTGTCGAGACCTCGCGCGGCAAGGTCTACTCGGCGGAAAAAGTGCTGCTTGCGGCAGGCGGTTTTTCCATTGGCGAGAATCTGTTGCCTCAATCGGTTGATATGTCGGTTCATGGGCGGACGGTCACGCTGTTCGAAGTGAGCGAGGCGCAGGCCGCACAGTTTGCCGCCATGCCGTCCTTGATCGTCGAGGCGCCGGAAACCGACATCTATCTGCTGCCTCCGATCCGCTATCCTGACTTGAAATTCTATCTCAAGATCGGCGGCGACCCCAATGACTACCTACTGAAGACCGAGAAGGATTTGCGTGCCTGGTTCCGGAGCGACGGCCGGCCGGCGGTGCGCGACCATCTCATGGCGATTGCCCGCCGTCTTGTTCCGGATCTGCGGCCGCTTTCCGTTTCGACGGCGGCCTGCGCCGTCTCGCATACGAAGAGCCGTTATCCGATGATCGGCTATACTTCGTCTCCACGGTTTGCGGTGCTGACCGGCTGCGCCGGCACTTCGGCGAAGAGTTCCGACGAGATCGGCCGTCTTGGGGCTGAGGTGTTGTTTAAGGGTGAAATCGGGGATCAGGGCTACGCTACGGATTTCAAACCTTCTTTCCGGTAA
- a CDS encoding J domain-containing protein encodes MSFWEKLLNAVGNAAGNLLSAIVEAIRTVFEGDPETRRKVAFSVAIIALSAKMAKADGIVSEKEVRAFRDIFFFPQDQAKNVARLYNLARQDVAGYEAYAAKLSSLCVSCASNCAVLEDVLDGLFHIAKADGAVHEKEMNFLRHIGQIFEMSEERFEQIAARHVSIGRDPYKVLGVSPSDDFPTIRRRYHGLVSENHPDRLISRGVPREFHAIANERMAALNDAYATIEKERRAA; translated from the coding sequence ATGTCCTTCTGGGAAAAACTGTTGAATGCTGTTGGCAACGCTGCGGGTAACCTGCTCTCGGCGATCGTCGAGGCGATCCGCACGGTTTTCGAGGGTGATCCCGAGACCCGTCGCAAGGTCGCGTTCTCCGTTGCCATCATCGCACTTTCCGCCAAGATGGCGAAGGCCGACGGGATCGTCAGCGAGAAGGAAGTCCGGGCTTTCCGCGACATTTTCTTCTTTCCACAGGACCAGGCGAAGAACGTTGCCCGCCTCTACAATCTCGCGCGCCAGGATGTGGCCGGTTACGAGGCCTATGCTGCGAAGCTTTCCTCACTGTGCGTCAGCTGCGCCTCCAATTGCGCTGTTTTGGAAGACGTGCTCGACGGCCTCTTCCACATCGCCAAGGCGGACGGGGCGGTCCATGAGAAGGAGATGAATTTTCTCCGTCATATCGGCCAGATCTTCGAGATGAGCGAAGAACGTTTCGAGCAGATCGCGGCGCGCCATGTTTCGATCGGCCGGGACCCCTACAAGGTCCTCGGGGTTTCGCCTTCCGACGATTTCCCGACGATCCGCCGCCGCTATCACGGCCTTGTCAGCGAGAACCATCCCGACCGGCTGATTTCGCGCGGCGTGCCCAGGGAGTTCCACGCGATCGCCAACGAGCGCATGGCTGCCCTCAACGATGCCTATGCGACGATCGAGAAGGAACGCCGCGCCGCATGA
- a CDS encoding N-acetylmuramoyl-L-alanine amidase codes for MTSFEADYRKACVQPSPNHGERADGRKPDMIILHYTGMPTPGSALDWLCREESQVSCHYFVHENGDVVQLVAEARRAWHAGKGSWHGEGDINSRSIGIEIVNAGHPGGLPDFPEEQIAAVIELCRDCGKRWSIAPERVLAHSDVAPIRKVDPGEKFPWAKLHHAGVGHWVEPAPITGGRFFQRGDCGQPVEALQSMLSLYGYATEITGEFSEKTAGDVEAFQRHFRQERVDGIADFSTIDTLHRLLSALPRYS; via the coding sequence ATGACCTCGTTCGAGGCCGACTATCGCAAGGCCTGCGTGCAGCCGTCGCCGAACCATGGCGAGCGTGCGGACGGGCGCAAACCGGATATGATCATCCTTCATTACACGGGCATGCCGACGCCGGGCTCGGCGCTCGATTGGCTCTGTCGCGAGGAGAGCCAGGTCTCCTGCCACTATTTCGTCCACGAGAACGGCGATGTCGTTCAGCTCGTTGCGGAGGCGCGTCGGGCGTGGCATGCCGGCAAGGGCAGCTGGCATGGCGAGGGAGATATCAATTCCCGATCCATCGGCATCGAAATTGTCAATGCCGGGCATCCGGGCGGCCTACCGGACTTCCCTGAAGAGCAGATTGCGGCGGTGATCGAATTGTGTCGTGATTGCGGCAAACGTTGGTCGATCGCACCGGAAAGGGTGCTCGCGCACTCGGACGTTGCACCGATTCGCAAGGTCGATCCGGGCGAGAAATTTCCGTGGGCAAAATTGCATCACGCAGGGGTAGGACACTGGGTCGAACCGGCGCCGATCACCGGCGGGCGCTTCTTCCAGCGGGGTGACTGCGGCCAACCGGTGGAAGCCTTGCAGTCGATGCTCTCGCTTTACGGTTATGCCACGGAAATCACAGGTGAATTCTCCGAAAAGACGGCGGGCGACGTGGAGGCCTTCCAGCGTCATTTCCGCCAGGAGCGCGTCGACGGCATTGCCGACTTTTCGACGATCGACACGCTACACCGGCTGCTCTCTGCGCTGCCGCGTTATTCATGA
- a CDS encoding lytic transglycosylase domain-containing protein, which produces MVANGFSGLKRGLVVTTMLCGIAGCSTVEYTSQAELTAVQSVVPTPKPGEGAMMMAAVPAADGASRPETAFAASNPQATPALTAAATAVPATATSADRAMQQAMTASGTQIPLTPEMTAIQSVVPTPRPGTPASPSNQLAFAATAPQSGALAAIASVGATRRSMSDFTFDESGPMDPPAAPPMFSDSDIDTAPTVEKSFISKLISKYSKLYEVPETLIHRVVHRESRYNPKAYNKRGYFGLMQIKYNTAKSMGYDGAPTGLLDAETNIKYAAKYLRGAWLVSNNKEEDAVRLYARGYYYDAKRKGMTNIAQGDY; this is translated from the coding sequence ATGGTAGCGAACGGATTTTCCGGCTTGAAACGCGGCCTTGTCGTGACGACAATGCTCTGCGGTATAGCCGGATGCTCGACGGTCGAGTACACGTCCCAGGCGGAATTGACCGCTGTGCAGAGCGTCGTTCCAACCCCGAAGCCTGGCGAAGGTGCGATGATGATGGCCGCCGTACCGGCCGCCGACGGCGCCAGCCGTCCCGAAACCGCATTCGCAGCTTCCAATCCGCAGGCGACACCCGCTTTGACCGCCGCCGCAACGGCAGTGCCGGCGACGGCAACGTCCGCCGATCGTGCCATGCAGCAGGCGATGACCGCGAGTGGCACACAGATTCCGCTGACGCCGGAAATGACCGCGATCCAGTCGGTCGTGCCGACCCCGCGTCCAGGCACTCCGGCATCGCCATCGAACCAGCTTGCCTTTGCAGCGACAGCGCCGCAGAGCGGCGCCCTGGCTGCCATCGCCTCCGTCGGCGCCACGCGGCGTTCAATGTCGGATTTCACCTTCGACGAGTCCGGTCCGATGGACCCGCCGGCTGCGCCGCCGATGTTCAGCGACAGCGACATTGATACGGCGCCGACCGTGGAAAAGAGCTTTATCAGCAAGCTGATCAGCAAATATTCGAAACTTTACGAAGTCCCCGAAACATTGATCCACCGCGTCGTACACCGAGAAAGCCGTTATAATCCAAAGGCTTACAACAAGCGCGGTTATTTCGGCTTGATGCAGATCAAATACAATACGGCCAAATCGATGGGCTATGACGGCGCGCCCACCGGTCTTCTCGACGCCGAAACCAACATCAAGTATGCCGCGAAATATCTGCGCGGCGCATGGCTCGTTTCCAACAACAAGGAAGAAGATGCCGTGAGGCTTTATGCGCGAGGCTATTATTACGATGCCAAGCGCAAAGGCATGACGAATATTGCCCAGGGCGACTACTAA
- a CDS encoding pyrophosphate--fructose-6-phosphate 1-phosphotransferase, translating into MAKQKVAMLTAGGLAPCLSSAVGGLIERYSDVAPDAELIAYKSGYQGVLLGDSIQINKEMRQKAPLLHRFGGSPIGNSRVKLTNAADCVKRGLVKEGENPLRVAAERLADDGVTILHTIGGDDTNTTAADLAAYLAANNYDLTVVGLPKTVDNDVVPIRQSLGAWTAAEVGAHFFDNVSNEQSAAPRTLVIHEVMGRHCGWLTAATARAYLSRTKNYEYVDGMMMNAGLKGINAVYLPEMAFDLQAEAERLKDIMDKTGHATVFVSEGACLDAIVADREAAGETIKRDAFGHVKIDTINVGGWFQKQFANLVNAERSLVQKSGYFARSAPANADDLRLIHSMVDLAVESALNKVSGVTGHDEGQDGKLRTIEFPRIKGGKAFDLSTRWFAEVMDTIGQKYQEA; encoded by the coding sequence ATGGCCAAACAGAAAGTAGCAATGCTGACCGCCGGAGGCCTGGCTCCCTGTCTTTCCTCAGCCGTTGGCGGCCTCATCGAGCGCTACAGCGACGTCGCGCCGGATGCCGAGCTCATTGCCTATAAATCCGGCTATCAGGGTGTGCTGCTTGGCGACAGCATCCAGATCAACAAGGAAATGCGCCAAAAGGCGCCGCTTCTCCACCGCTTCGGCGGCTCGCCGATCGGCAACAGCCGCGTCAAGCTCACCAATGCCGCCGATTGCGTCAAGCGCGGCCTAGTCAAGGAAGGCGAGAATCCGCTTCGCGTCGCAGCCGAACGCCTTGCCGATGACGGCGTCACCATCCTTCACACCATCGGCGGCGACGATACCAACACGACTGCTGCCGATCTCGCAGCCTATCTCGCTGCCAATAATTACGACCTTACCGTCGTCGGCCTGCCGAAGACGGTCGACAACGACGTCGTGCCGATCCGCCAGTCTCTGGGCGCCTGGACGGCGGCTGAAGTCGGTGCGCATTTCTTCGACAATGTGAGCAACGAGCAGAGTGCGGCGCCTCGCACGCTCGTCATCCACGAGGTCATGGGCCGCCACTGCGGCTGGCTGACGGCGGCGACCGCCCGGGCCTATCTCAGCCGTACGAAGAACTACGAATATGTCGACGGGATGATGATGAATGCGGGCCTGAAAGGCATCAATGCCGTCTATCTGCCCGAAATGGCTTTTGATCTGCAGGCCGAAGCCGAACGCCTCAAGGATATCATGGACAAGACCGGCCATGCGACCGTCTTCGTCTCTGAAGGAGCCTGCCTCGATGCCATCGTCGCGGACCGCGAAGCCGCCGGCGAGACCATCAAACGCGATGCCTTCGGCCATGTGAAGATCGACACGATCAATGTCGGCGGCTGGTTCCAGAAGCAGTTCGCCAACCTCGTCAATGCCGAGCGTTCGCTGGTTCAGAAATCCGGCTATTTCGCCCGCTCCGCGCCCGCCAATGCCGACGACCTCCGCCTCATCCACAGCATGGTGGACCTGGCTGTGGAAAGCGCCCTCAACAAGGTCTCCGGCGTCACCGGCCATGACGAAGGACAGGACGGCAAATTGCGTACCATCGAGTTCCCCCGCATCAAGGGCGGCAAGGCCTTCGATCTTTCGACCAGATGGTTCGCCGAAGTGATGGATACGATCGGACAAAAATACCAGGAAGCATGA
- a CDS encoding DUF3419 family protein — MTEFAPDTGFRKNRKLKDALLRHKAFSKDGFSERLFGLLFSGLVYPQIWEDPDLDMQAMELQPHHRIVTIGSGGCNMLAYLSKAPASVDVVDLNPHHIALNRLKLAAFKHLPDHIDLVRFLAMPNERSNSQAFDHFLSSRLDETTRAYWNGRKFGRRRVTVFNRNFYETGLLGRFIGAAHLLARLHGVDLKEMTKTRSIREQRQFFDEQVAPLFEKPVVRWITGRKSSLFGLGIPPQQYDELASLAADQSIAPVLKHRLEKLACHFPMSENYFAWQAFGRRYASEDEGPLPTYLKREHYEVIRENVDRVNVHHASFTELLAKEPAASRDRYILLDAQDWMTDQQLNELWAEITRTARTGARVIFRTAAEKSVIEGRLSPALREQWEYFEEKSQDMTALDRSAIYGGFHIYGKKA; from the coding sequence ATGACGGAATTTGCACCGGATACCGGCTTCCGCAAGAACCGGAAACTCAAGGACGCTCTTCTCCGCCACAAGGCATTTTCCAAGGACGGCTTTTCGGAACGGCTTTTCGGCCTGCTCTTTTCCGGCCTCGTCTATCCGCAGATCTGGGAGGATCCGGATCTCGACATGCAGGCGATGGAACTGCAGCCGCATCACCGCATCGTCACGATCGGCTCGGGCGGCTGCAACATGCTCGCCTATCTCTCCAAGGCGCCGGCCTCCGTCGACGTGGTCGACCTCAACCCGCACCATATCGCGCTCAACCGCCTGAAGCTTGCTGCCTTCAAGCATCTTCCCGACCATATCGACCTCGTGCGCTTCCTCGCCATGCCCAATGAGCGCTCGAACAGCCAGGCCTTCGACCACTTCCTGTCGTCCAGGCTCGATGAGACGACACGCGCCTATTGGAACGGCCGCAAGTTCGGCCGCCGCCGCGTCACCGTCTTCAACCGCAATTTCTACGAGACCGGCCTGCTCGGCCGCTTCATCGGCGCGGCCCATCTGCTCGCCCGCCTGCACGGCGTCGATCTCAAAGAGATGACGAAGACCCGCTCCATCCGCGAACAGCGCCAGTTCTTCGACGAGCAGGTTGCGCCCCTCTTCGAAAAGCCGGTGGTACGCTGGATTACAGGGCGCAAGAGCTCGCTTTTCGGTCTCGGCATTCCGCCGCAGCAATATGACGAGCTTGCCAGCCTCGCCGCCGATCAGTCGATCGCACCGGTGCTGAAGCATCGCCTCGAAAAGCTCGCCTGCCATTTTCCGATGAGCGAGAACTATTTCGCCTGGCAGGCTTTTGGTCGCCGGTATGCCTCCGAGGACGAAGGCCCGCTGCCGACCTATCTGAAGCGGGAGCACTACGAGGTGATCCGCGAAAATGTCGATCGCGTCAACGTCCATCACGCAAGCTTCACCGAGCTTCTCGCCAAGGAACCTGCCGCCTCTCGCGACCGTTATATCCTGCTCGACGCGCAGGACTGGATGACGGACCAGCAGCTGAACGAGCTCTGGGCGGAGATTACCCGCACCGCCCGCACCGGCGCCCGCGTCATCTTCCGCACGGCGGCCGAAAAAAGCGTCATCGAGGGCCGTCTTTCCCCGGCGCTCCGCGAACAATGGGAGTATTTCGAGGAGAAGTCCCAAGATATGACCGCACTCGACCGTTCGGCCATCTACGGCGGCTTCCACATCTACGGAAAAAAGGCGTGA
- a CDS encoding lytic transglycosylase domain-containing protein: MRHLIIGAAACASLLLAGYGCAFAGDAGNKNNDGNEKTQTVLFKTVDRQSGYAMPDFTANKYSVLIAKYAEQYDVPVELAHAVVRVESNFNPKARGSAGEIGLMQIKPATARMMGYSGTKKGLFDPETNIKYGMKYLAAAHELGGGQTCNTILKYNAGHGARKMNPISKAYCGKVLTLMSSAAQTSI, from the coding sequence ATGAGACATTTGATTATTGGTGCAGCGGCATGCGCAAGCCTGCTGCTGGCAGGGTACGGCTGCGCGTTTGCTGGCGATGCAGGTAATAAAAACAATGACGGCAACGAGAAAACCCAGACGGTCCTTTTCAAGACCGTCGACCGCCAAAGCGGTTATGCAATGCCGGATTTCACAGCGAATAAATATTCCGTTCTAATTGCCAAATACGCCGAGCAATATGACGTGCCTGTCGAGCTTGCCCACGCCGTCGTCCGGGTCGAGAGCAATTTCAACCCGAAGGCACGCGGCAGCGCAGGCGAGATCGGCCTCATGCAGATAAAGCCGGCAACGGCGCGCATGATGGGTTATTCGGGAACGAAGAAAGGGCTCTTTGATCCGGAAACGAACATCAAATATGGGATGAAATATCTCGCGGCTGCCCACGAACTCGGCGGCGGGCAGACCTGCAACACCATCCTCAAATACAATGCCGGCCACGGCGCACGGAAGATGAACCCGATCTCAAAGGCCTATTGCGGCAAAGTGCTCACTCTTATGTCAAGCGCGGCGCAAACCTCGATTTAA